Below is a genomic region from Persicimonas caeni.
CTCGGTCGACACGCCCGAGGGCCTTGTGACCGCCTTCTTCGAGACGCTCGAAGAGAACGCGCTGGGCCGCGTCGCCGGCACCGAGCGCACTGGCACCGACGGCCAGACGCTGCCGGTCCACGTGACCGAGCAGGGCCAGGACCTCAACCAGCTCACCCAGAAGTTCTTGCTCATGGCCGTGACCTACTCGCAGGCCACCGACGACTACATGGACAGCGACACTGACGGCAAAGGCCTGAAGTCGTCGAACACCCAGGACGAGGACGCGCCGTACACCACCCTCGAGCACCAGTGGGACGAGGGCTTCGGCTACTTCGGCGCCGCGCGTGACTTCCTTGCTTATAGCGACGAAGAGATCGCCAGCCCCGGCTACATGGACACCGACGGCGACGGCGCCATCGACCTCAAGTCGGAGTACAACTTCGCCAACGCCGCCTACTTCGCCAAGCGCGACCTGAGCGCGGTCGAGCCGACCGACTTCACCCAGCAGGCCATGGAGGCCTTCCTGACCGGTCGCGCCATCATCAGCTCGGCCGACGGTGAGCTGAGCGACGAGCAGATGGCCGCCCTCGAAGAGCAGCGCGACATCGCCGTGATGGCCTGGGAGAAGGTCATGGCTGCCAACGTCGTCCACTATATCAACGACACCCTCGAGGCGATGAGCTTCTTCGGCGGCAACGACTACGACTTCGTCGAGCACGCCAAAGTCTGGTCGGAGATGAAAGGTTTCGCGCTGGGTCTACAGTTTAACCCGCACTCGATGCTCAGCGACGCCGACTTCGAGCAGTTCCACACGCTCGTAGGCGACGCGCCGGTGCTGGCGGACGCCGACCAGGCCGACATCGATCAGTACAAAGCCGACCTGATCGCCGCGCGTCAGCTTCTGGGCGACGCCTATGGCTTCGCCGACGCCAATCTCGGCAATGACAGCGGCCAGAACGGCTGGTAAACGAGGTTAGAGTTACATCTTCGGGGCGGGTGCGCGAAGCACTCGCCCCGTTTCTAATCGACCCCCAGACGCATCTTCAAACCATGCGATATTCACGACACATTCTACTCCCCCTGCTGGTCGCCTCGCTCGTCGGCGTGGCCAGTCTGAGCGCTTGCTCCGACGACGACGGCCCGGCCAACAACGCCCCCGTCGAAGATCCGGAGGCCGCCGAAGCGCGCCGCGCAGTCCTGTCGAGCCTCGGGGACGACGTCATCTTGGCGACTTACGCCGAGTTCGAGCAGAAGACCGACACGCTCGCCTCGGCAGCCGATGCTTACGCGGGCTCGCAGAGCGACGCCGACCGCCAGGCCGTCCAAGACGCATGGCGAGAGGCGATGAACACCTGGCAGCGCGCCGAGATGTTCCAGATCGGCCCGGCCGGCCCCATGGGCGCGGTCGTCGGCGGCGAGGACCTGCGCGACCAGATCTACTCGTGGCCCATCGTCAACCCGTGCCGCGTCGACCAAGAGCTCGTCGAGCAGAACTACACCGACGCCGAAAGCTTCGCCTCCGAGCCGGTCAACGTGCGCGGTCTCGACGCGATGGAGTACCTGCTCTTCGTCGAGGGCACCGAAAACGCCTGCGCGCCCAACAGCTCCATCAACACCGACGGCAGCTGGGAAGCCTTGAGCGCAGACGACATCACGAGCCGACGCGCCGCCTACGCCCAGACGCTCGCCGCCAATCTCGCCGAGCGCGCAGGCGAGCTTCGCCAGATGTGGGCTGCCGACGGCGGCAACTTCCTGGGTGAATTCAGCACCGCCGGCGCCGACAGCGAGACGTACGCGACCTCGCAAGAAGCGCTCAACGCCGTCAGCGACGCGATGTTCTACCTCGACAAAGAGACCAAGGACATGAAGCTCGCCCAGCCCACCGGGCTGATCGACTGCGTCGAAGACGTCTGCCCCGAGGAGCGCGAGTCGCTGTGGGCCGACCACTCGCTGGCCAACGTGCGCAACAACCTCGTCGGCTTCCAGCAGCTCTTGACGGGTAACGAGGACGTCGACGGTTCGACCGGCATCAACACCCTGCTTCGCGACATGGGCGCCGGCGACTTGGCCGACGACCTGAACGCGCGCATCGACGCGGCCATCGCCGCGGTCGACGCCGTCGACGGCACGATGGCCGAGGCGCTGCAAAACGACCCGCAGTCGGTCATCGACGTCTACGACGCCACCAAGAGCGTCACCGATATCTT
It encodes:
- a CDS encoding DUF4856 domain-containing protein, giving the protein MKLKKTVSVGAMVGLGLLAGCGDDTESNNATNNGGGELQVPETYNFDSKFVEGESSVSYSGQVARQVLIADLKSFISGLTDSVDAGDYDSAQDGDVVAALDYYFRFDSDANGDSEFMLSTDPATKQTTYNDISGGKNLVGKLAGNDSVTDHKDWATEFTGWSDTTIAANGGSVDTPEGLVTAFFETLEENALGRVAGTERTGTDGQTLPVHVTEQGQDLNQLTQKFLLMAVTYSQATDDYMDSDTDGKGLKSSNTQDEDAPYTTLEHQWDEGFGYFGAARDFLAYSDEEIASPGYMDTDGDGAIDLKSEYNFANAAYFAKRDLSAVEPTDFTQQAMEAFLTGRAIISSADGELSDEQMAALEEQRDIAVMAWEKVMAANVVHYINDTLEAMSFFGGNDYDFVEHAKVWSEMKGFALGLQFNPHSMLSDADFEQFHTLVGDAPVLADADQADIDQYKADLIAARQLLGDAYGFADANLGNDSGQNGW
- a CDS encoding imelysin family protein — encoded protein: MRYSRHILLPLLVASLVGVASLSACSDDDGPANNAPVEDPEAAEARRAVLSSLGDDVILATYAEFEQKTDTLASAADAYAGSQSDADRQAVQDAWREAMNTWQRAEMFQIGPAGPMGAVVGGEDLRDQIYSWPIVNPCRVDQELVEQNYTDAESFASEPVNVRGLDAMEYLLFVEGTENACAPNSSINTDGSWEALSADDITSRRAAYAQTLAANLAERAGELRQMWAADGGNFLGEFSTAGADSETYATSQEALNAVSDAMFYLDKETKDMKLAQPTGLIDCVEDVCPEERESLWADHSLANVRNNLVGFQQLLTGNEDVDGSTGINTLLRDMGAGDLADDLNARIDAAIAAVDAVDGTMAEALQNDPQSVIDVYDATKSVTDIFKSQFFDVLDLEVPKRGEGDND